One window of the Lycorma delicatula isolate Av1 chromosome 3, ASM4794821v1, whole genome shotgun sequence genome contains the following:
- the LOC142322152 gene encoding cytosol aminopeptidase-like: MKKGLVLGVYESKTPDGVQELTAAGERLNDATNGFIKQTLKKYQIPLGKVETFSGLDVGGYHHIAIAGLGLKDVNKLNLSEQLNEEKENIRIATAIGARAVQDRGANKIYVDGATIPEAAAEGSVLGTYFYKANISTGDKSLPHIELYDNPDSNSWASGEINAESQNWARFLSHAPANLKKPDLLAQEFMDKLCKYDVHIDVRNRDWMAVRRMSASLSIAKSQTCAPPLLVEMGYCGDEPGEIFIGYIGKGSIFDSGGLFLKPYKGMHEYRADMSGAAALAGTMMAIARKRLPINVRCVILLYETMISPMGLKPGDVLRDRNGIHIRVSDPDNDCRVVLTDVLDFTEFYQPALVVNVGSYTKSVSHLLGTAATGAFTSTTGLWSELLRAGLESGDRVWRLPIWQHFKNLNRCHKSVDLDNGTSKTGGDCCQAAAFMNEWVPTEDLCCCPKKVPYIQLDAFGTGLLSQTEEEVEPYYRKDVKMGRPTRLLTQFLFQRACLLTKKQVQPDPCLQLQRKLK, encoded by the exons AAAGGCCTGGTTCTTGGAGTTTACGAGTCAAAAACTCCTGATGGAGTTCAAGAACTAACAGCTGCTGGTGAGCGTTTAAATGATGCAACAAATGgctttattaaacaaacattaaaaaa GTACCAGATTCCATTAGGTAAAGTTGAAACTTTTTCGGGTCTAGATGTGGGAGGATATCACCACATTGCAATTGCTGGTCTTGgattaaaagatgtaaataaattaaatctctctgaacaattaaatgaagaaaaggaGAATATTAGAATTGCTACAGCCATAGGAGCAAGAGCTGTTCAAGATAGAGGggctaataaaatatatgttgatgGAGCAACAATTCCAGAAGCAGCTGCTGAAGGTTCAGTACTgggaacttatttttataaagctaATATTTCTACTGGAGATAAAAGTTTACCTCATATTGAACTTTACGATAATCCTGATAG taattcatgGGCTAGTGGGGAAATAAATGCTGAATCGCAAAATTGGGCAAGATTTCTAAGTCATGCACCTGCAAATCTAAAAAAACCAGATCTGTTAGCCCAG gaaTTTATGGATAAACTTTGCAAATACGATGTCCACATTGATGTTCGAAATCGTGATTGGATGGCAGTACGTAGAATGTCTGCAAGTTTGTCAATAGCTAAAAGTCAAACATGTGCTCCTCCCTTATTAGTTGAAATGGGTTACTGTGGGGATGAACCAGGAG aaatatttattggttaTATAGGCAAAGGAAGTATATTTGACAGTGGTGGATTATTCCTGAAACCATACAAAGGTATGCATGAATACAGAGCAGATATGTCAGGAGCTGCTGCTCTTGCTGGTACTATGATGGCTATTGCACGTAAACGCTTACCTATCAATGTTCGgt gTGTGATTTTATTGTATGAAACTATGATCTCTCCAATGGGTTTAAAACCAGGAGATGTTCTAAGAGATAGGAATGGCATTCACATTCGCGTTTCAGATCCTGATAATGATTGTAGGGTAGTGCTCACTGATGTTCTTGACTTCACTGAATTTTATCAGCCAGCATTGGTTGTTAATGTTGGCTCGTACACTAAATCTGTGTCACATTTATTGGGAACAGCAGCTACTGGTGCTTTCACTTCCACTACTGGATTATGGAGTGAACTTCTAAGAGCTGGGCTAGAATCTGGAGATAGAGTTTGGAGATTGCCAATAtggcaacattttaaaaatttaaacagat gtCATAAGAGTGTTGATCTTGACAATGGGACAAGTAAAACAGGTGGTGATTGTTGTCAAGCAGCAGCTTTCATGAAT GAATGGGTTCCAACTGAAGATCTGTGTTGTTGTCCCAAAAAAGTCCCATACATTCAATTGGATGCGTTTGGAACAGGATTGTTGAGCCAAACTGAAGAAGAGGTTGAACCATATTATAGAAAAGATGTGAAAATGGGTCGGCCTACAAGATTACTCACACAATTCTTGTTTCAAAGAGCATGCTTGTTAACAAAGAAACAGGTACAACCAGACCCATGTCTTCaacttcaaagaaaattaaaataa